One Arthrobacter sp. zg-Y1110 DNA segment encodes these proteins:
- a CDS encoding SLOG family protein, with amino-acid sequence MGMTARREHHTIAFNSGSWAMDELPDAATVFIRGGDRLAVTYDGRGRAILVGLNGHTIPGPGLREKVSDILYAKTGANPRGEVPAGHEQPPRLLITGSRTWDDRKAIRDALRTWWESTGKDPEAVLVSGACPKGADRICEEIWEHNGLTVERHPAVWRPGGVYNHRAGYDRNEAMVDTAPDHCIAFIRAGSGGASHCARYARSKGIEVTLVEAD; translated from the coding sequence ATGGGTATGACCGCGCGGAGGGAGCATCACACCATTGCCTTCAACAGCGGTTCCTGGGCCATGGATGAGCTGCCGGACGCCGCTACCGTGTTCATCCGCGGCGGCGACCGGCTGGCCGTTACCTATGATGGCCGCGGCCGGGCCATCCTTGTCGGCCTCAACGGTCACACCATCCCCGGTCCGGGCCTCCGCGAGAAAGTCAGCGACATCCTCTACGCCAAGACCGGAGCCAATCCCCGCGGGGAAGTGCCTGCAGGGCATGAACAGCCGCCGCGTCTGCTCATCACCGGATCCCGGACCTGGGACGACCGCAAGGCAATCCGTGATGCCCTTCGTACTTGGTGGGAGTCAACCGGCAAGGACCCCGAGGCTGTCCTGGTATCCGGCGCCTGCCCGAAGGGTGCCGACAGGATCTGCGAGGAAATCTGGGAGCACAACGGCCTGACCGTCGAAAGGCATCCGGCCGTCTGGCGGCCCGGCGGGGTCTACAACCACCGCGCCGGCTACGACCGGAACGAGGCCATGGTCGATACTGCCCCGGACCACTGCATCGCGTTCATCCGTGCAGGGTCCGGCGGAGCAAGCCACTGTGCCCGGTACGCCCGCTCCAAGGGTATCGAGGTGACGCTCGTCGAGGCCGACTGA
- a CDS encoding ATP-grasp domain-containing protein, translated as MTALPISLLLTIFERPMPPEVRPGHEHRAAELTSLWARYVGEPVVSEEADYENFYEQAARLKAAVDAFGENIWLHVPDRTDVVHLGHGARRRLDELDGLPCYGAQLDDRHSTKVLRDEVLASDYFRYEAFTSRLGRRTALTHWLPDSEGVDFIRTIRTLLDDGVTDFFVKATKTKLGIFEFSLPADASDRDIWEALVYRAGYALERTGTGIDALFVQESVTMRCEYRMFIVGQEVVTGGASIEEFTPLERTGAFDTRIREDRRGVSDVVEATETVARLVNFARGAAADLAREQPELQNYVMDVALGADGEPLVIELNGWLNSGLFASDPTLAVGAYRKWLEEKNAALAGHPLIPSALNGRTLCACGSEAGLDGYVNHASEVAGVGPCTAAELLSALHYQESVNAGCCGGCEPCGGKGELVVCAVCGEGDSPCLTYWALDYFEDPSSFQLTVPRTSSWV; from the coding sequence GTGACAGCTCTGCCGATCAGCCTGCTGCTGACGATCTTTGAACGCCCCATGCCTCCCGAGGTCCGTCCCGGCCACGAACACCGGGCTGCGGAGTTGACATCCCTCTGGGCCCGCTACGTGGGCGAGCCGGTGGTCAGCGAGGAAGCCGACTACGAAAACTTTTACGAGCAGGCTGCCCGGCTGAAGGCTGCCGTCGACGCCTTCGGGGAGAACATCTGGCTCCACGTGCCCGACCGCACCGACGTCGTGCACCTCGGGCACGGTGCCCGTAGGCGCTTGGATGAACTCGACGGCCTGCCCTGCTACGGTGCGCAGCTCGACGACCGCCACTCGACCAAGGTCCTGCGGGACGAGGTCCTGGCTAGCGACTACTTCCGGTACGAGGCATTCACCTCCCGCCTCGGACGCCGTACCGCCCTCACCCACTGGCTTCCCGACAGCGAGGGGGTCGACTTCATCCGCACCATCCGCACGCTGCTGGACGACGGCGTGACCGACTTCTTCGTGAAGGCCACCAAAACCAAGCTCGGCATCTTCGAGTTCAGCCTGCCGGCCGATGCCAGCGACCGCGACATCTGGGAGGCCCTGGTCTACCGTGCCGGTTACGCGCTGGAACGCACCGGGACGGGTATCGACGCGCTCTTCGTCCAGGAATCCGTAACCATGCGCTGCGAGTACCGGATGTTCATCGTCGGCCAGGAAGTTGTCACCGGAGGGGCCTCCATCGAGGAATTCACGCCACTGGAGCGCACCGGGGCCTTCGACACCAGGATCCGCGAAGACCGCAGGGGCGTTTCCGACGTCGTTGAGGCAACGGAGACCGTGGCACGTCTGGTGAACTTCGCCCGCGGCGCCGCAGCCGACCTCGCCCGGGAGCAGCCGGAACTTCAGAACTACGTCATGGATGTCGCACTTGGTGCCGACGGCGAACCGCTGGTCATCGAACTCAACGGGTGGCTGAACTCCGGTCTCTTCGCCTCCGACCCGACGCTGGCCGTTGGCGCCTACCGGAAGTGGCTGGAAGAAAAGAACGCCGCGCTGGCCGGCCATCCGCTGATCCCGTCTGCCCTGAACGGCAGGACACTGTGCGCCTGCGGCAGCGAAGCCGGTCTGGACGGCTACGTGAACCATGCCTCTGAAGTTGCCGGGGTCGGCCCCTGCACTGCTGCTGAGCTGCTGTCGGCGCTGCACTACCAGGAGAGCGTCAACGCGGGATGCTGCGGCGGCTGCGAGCCCTGCGGCGGCAAGGGAGAGCTGGTCGTCTGTGCCGTCTGCGGCGAAGGGGACTCGCCCTGCCTGACCTACTGGGCCCTGGACTACTTCGAAGACCCCTCGTCTTTCCAGCTGACCGTGCCAAGGACCAGCTCATGGGTATGA